Proteins encoded within one genomic window of Castellaniella sp.:
- a CDS encoding TIGR00730 family Rossman fold protein, with protein sequence MTDNKTKRVSAEQQIPTIIAEMRQAAVAFQKIGLGVSIFGSARIPRGHPFYELGQELGARIAQLGIPVIAGGGPGLMEAANRGAFEAGGRSVGLNIRLPRENSDNGYQTDSLHFEYFNSRKASFFMHSLAYVVLPGGFGTLDELFEAVTLIQTLKQPPAPIILVGTTFWSGLIDWIQDQLVSNGTVGPFDTELLTVTDDMDEIISLIQEAVQIEPNREPALPE encoded by the coding sequence ATGACAGACAATAAGACAAAACGGGTCTCGGCAGAACAACAGATTCCCACGATTATTGCAGAGATGCGCCAAGCCGCCGTGGCTTTTCAAAAAATCGGCCTGGGCGTCAGCATCTTCGGCAGCGCCCGCATCCCGCGCGGCCACCCATTCTACGAGCTAGGCCAGGAACTGGGCGCCCGCATCGCCCAGCTGGGCATACCCGTGATCGCCGGCGGTGGCCCAGGCCTGATGGAAGCAGCAAACCGTGGCGCCTTCGAAGCAGGCGGCCGCAGCGTGGGTCTGAACATCCGCCTGCCACGCGAGAATTCCGATAATGGCTACCAGACCGACAGCCTGCATTTCGAATATTTCAATTCGCGCAAGGCATCGTTTTTCATGCACAGCCTGGCCTATGTGGTGCTGCCCGGCGGGTTCGGCACCCTGGACGAACTCTTCGAAGCCGTCACCCTGATACAGACCCTGAAACAGCCTCCGGCCCCCATCATCCTGGTGGGCACCACGTTCTGGTCCGGCCTGATCGACTGGATTCAGGACCAACTGGTCAGTAATGGCACGGTCGGCCCCTTTGACACCGAACTGCTCACGGTCACCGACGACATGGACGAAATCATCAGCCTGATCCAGGAAGCCGTCCAGATCGAGCCCAATCGCGAACCCGCCCTGCCCGAATAA
- the polA gene encoding DNA polymerase I: MKKTLLLVDGSSYLYRAYHAMPDLRNAQGQPTGALYGVISMLRRLMHDYKDAQYGACVFDAPGGSFRDQIYPQYKANRPSMPDDMRVQIAAIHQAAAALGWTVISESGVEADDVIGTLAAQATKDGLYTIISTGDKDLAQLVNDQVELINTMSGERQDPAGVLQKFGVPPDRIIDYLMLTGDTVDNVPGVDKVGPKTAAKWLTQYGSIEALVAHADEIKGVAGTNLRQAIANFPLTRDLLTIRLDCELPPENAVLAMPLRAPDQTALTQLYETYGFRTWLREISGEPDRIPAQDARVAQPDATPTPPSQIQYETILDQDQLTHWLAQLRQADLVALDTETTSLDPMAARLVGLSLSMQAGHAAYIPVGHTAPGTPDQLNRDWVLEQLRPWLEDPDAPKLLHNAKYDAHVFANEGVSLRGVQHDTMLQAYVLQSHRRVNLQDLCIQWLGVTGTTYEDLCGKGAKQIGFDEVALDQAAYYAAEDADFTLRLHQVLLPKVLAHEGLARTYQLEIRASEALTRIERNGVAIDAQALARQSHELGQQMLDLEAQAHQLAGQPFNLNSPKQLGEILFNQMQLPVVRKTASGAPSTDEEVLTRLAADYPLPRLLLDYRGIAKLKSTYTDKLPRMINPDTGRVHTRYAQAAVVTGRLASSDPNLQNIPVRTAEGRRVRSAFVASLGSIVSADYSQIELRVMAHVSGDKNLCQAFAEGQDIHRATAAEVFGVAPDQVDAEHRRAAKAINFGLIYGMGEFGLASNLGITRAAAKSYIDRYFMRYPGVADYMDRIRRQAREQGYVETVFGRRLYFPDLAGAKGPRAAAAERAAINAPMQGTAADLIKMAMVAVQDWLWADGLHSLMVMQVHDELVFDAVPDEVELLRRRVPELMAGVAQLAVPLVAEVGVGRDWGEAH, from the coding sequence ATGAAAAAAACCTTGTTGCTAGTCGATGGGTCCAGCTACCTGTACCGCGCTTATCATGCCATGCCCGATTTGCGTAATGCGCAAGGGCAGCCTACTGGGGCCTTGTATGGAGTTATCTCCATGTTACGAAGGCTGATGCACGATTACAAGGATGCGCAGTACGGTGCCTGTGTGTTTGATGCACCGGGGGGGTCGTTTCGCGACCAAATATACCCCCAGTACAAGGCCAACCGGCCTTCGATGCCAGACGATATGCGGGTGCAGATCGCGGCGATTCATCAGGCTGCCGCTGCTTTGGGCTGGACGGTGATCTCGGAGTCTGGGGTGGAGGCCGACGATGTCATCGGCACATTGGCCGCCCAGGCCACCAAAGATGGCCTTTATACCATTATTTCCACAGGGGACAAGGACCTGGCCCAGTTGGTCAATGATCAGGTCGAACTCATCAACACCATGTCGGGCGAGCGCCAGGATCCGGCTGGGGTGCTGCAAAAATTCGGCGTGCCGCCCGATCGCATCATTGATTACCTGATGTTGACGGGCGACACGGTGGATAATGTCCCCGGAGTGGACAAGGTCGGCCCCAAGACCGCTGCAAAATGGTTGACGCAATACGGCAGTATCGAGGCGCTGGTGGCGCATGCCGACGAGATCAAGGGTGTGGCCGGGACGAATCTGCGTCAGGCCATTGCGAATTTTCCGCTGACTCGGGATCTGCTGACGATCCGCCTGGATTGCGAACTACCCCCCGAAAATGCAGTGCTGGCCATGCCGCTGCGGGCACCGGATCAGACAGCGCTGACACAGTTATATGAAACCTACGGCTTTCGTACCTGGCTGCGCGAGATCTCCGGCGAACCAGATCGCATCCCCGCTCAGGATGCCCGGGTAGCCCAGCCGGATGCCACACCCACGCCCCCCAGCCAGATTCAGTACGAGACGATTCTGGATCAGGATCAATTGACGCATTGGCTGGCGCAACTGCGTCAGGCCGATCTGGTCGCCCTGGACACCGAGACCACCAGCCTGGACCCGATGGCGGCACGCCTGGTGGGCTTGTCGCTGTCCATGCAGGCGGGCCATGCGGCCTATATTCCCGTGGGTCATACCGCGCCAGGCACCCCTGATCAACTGAACCGAGACTGGGTGCTGGAGCAATTGCGTCCTTGGCTCGAAGATCCGGATGCTCCGAAACTGCTGCATAACGCCAAGTACGACGCGCATGTGTTTGCCAACGAGGGCGTCAGCCTGCGCGGGGTTCAGCATGACACCATGTTGCAGGCCTATGTGCTGCAGTCACACCGGCGCGTCAACCTGCAGGATCTGTGCATCCAGTGGCTGGGTGTCACCGGCACCACCTATGAAGACCTGTGCGGCAAAGGTGCCAAGCAAATCGGCTTTGACGAAGTCGCGCTGGATCAGGCCGCATACTATGCGGCCGAAGATGCGGATTTCACCCTGCGCCTGCATCAGGTGCTGTTGCCCAAAGTGCTGGCGCACGAGGGCTTGGCGCGTACCTATCAACTAGAGATTCGCGCCTCGGAAGCGCTGACGCGGATCGAACGCAATGGCGTGGCCATCGATGCCCAGGCACTGGCCCGTCAAAGCCACGAATTGGGCCAGCAGATGCTGGATCTGGAGGCCCAGGCGCACCAGCTGGCGGGCCAGCCGTTCAATTTGAACTCGCCGAAGCAGCTGGGCGAAATCCTGTTCAATCAGATGCAGTTGCCCGTGGTGCGCAAGACCGCCAGCGGGGCGCCGTCCACCGACGAGGAGGTCCTGACGCGGCTGGCGGCGGATTACCCCTTGCCGCGCTTGTTGCTGGACTATCGCGGCATTGCCAAGCTTAAATCCACCTACACGGATAAGCTGCCGCGCATGATCAATCCGGATACTGGGCGGGTGCACACGCGGTATGCGCAGGCGGCGGTGGTCACCGGGCGGCTGGCTTCGTCCGACCCCAATTTACAGAACATCCCCGTGCGTACTGCCGAGGGCCGACGTGTGCGCTCGGCCTTTGTGGCCAGCCTGGGCAGCATTGTGTCGGCGGATTATTCGCAGATCGAACTGCGGGTCATGGCCCATGTATCGGGGGATAAAAACCTGTGCCAGGCCTTTGCCGAGGGTCAGGATATTCACCGGGCCACAGCCGCCGAAGTCTTTGGTGTGGCGCCGGACCAAGTGGATGCCGAACACCGCCGCGCGGCCAAGGCCATCAATTTCGGCCTGATCTATGGCATGGGCGAATTCGGTCTGGCGTCCAACCTGGGGATTACGCGAGCGGCGGCAAAGTCTTATATCGACCGCTATTTCATGCGTTATCCGGGCGTGGCCGATTACATGGACCGCATCCGCCGCCAGGCCCGCGAGCAGGGCTACGTAGAGACCGTGTTTGGCCGTCGCCTGTATTTTCCGGATCTGGCCGGGGCCAAGGGCCCGCGTGCTGCCGCCGCCGAACGTGCCGCCATCAATGCTCCGATGCAGGGTACGGCAGCGGATCTGATCAAAATGGCGATGGTGGCCGTGCAAGATTGGCTGTGGGCCGATGGCCTGCATAGCCTGATGGTGATGCAGGTGCACGATGAACTGGTCTTTGATGCCGTGCCCGACGAGGTCGAGCTCTTACGTCGGCGTGTGCCTGAACTGATGGCTGGCGTGGCGCAACTGGCCGTGCCGCTGGTGGCCGAGGTCGGGGTGGGGCGCGACTGGGGTGAGGCGCATTAA
- a CDS encoding Na/Pi cotransporter family protein, producing the protein MKEFQVIIAFSGFIALLLWGVHMVQTGVQRAFGKTLGLWMGRAMGSLPRAFGTGLAITAAIQSSTATGLMITGFAVTGLVSLVPGMAAMLGANVGTTLIVQALSFKPTALAPGLILIGVWMFRHYAPGRSRDLGRALIGLGLLLLSLSELVTMFEPLKSAPMLGTALDALGDAPFLALIASTALTWASHSSVAVVVLIMSLALHDLIDPTLAYTLVLGANLGTAINPVLEGGHDDNPASRRLPIGNLGTRVIGCVLGMALLPWATPIMQALGSDASHSVANFHLLFNLVVAACFMPILRPYAILLQRLLPQRSDPDDPARPHYLDEAAREVPAVALGQAAREALRLTDLLRESLQLTQHALLRDDGQAIGRARYLNGVISQLDQSITTFLATQDQESLSAEDEQYLKSILAFSMNIAHAASVSGMGLLGHASRLHKKHWVLDADQRTELTATLERLQRNLRQAASLFVSADRQVARNLAFEKEYFRNLEAKAADRHLERIKTGQLDAADMGAFYLEILRDTGGVNAYLVNAAAYPILIKYGELRPNRLREAD; encoded by the coding sequence ATGAAAGAGTTCCAGGTCATCATCGCCTTCAGCGGCTTCATCGCGCTGCTGCTATGGGGCGTGCACATGGTGCAAACCGGGGTGCAACGCGCCTTTGGCAAGACCCTGGGGCTATGGATGGGGCGTGCCATGGGGTCGCTGCCACGCGCCTTTGGCACGGGCCTGGCGATTACCGCCGCCATCCAAAGCAGCACGGCCACCGGCCTGATGATTACCGGCTTTGCCGTCACTGGGCTGGTCTCCCTAGTCCCGGGGATGGCGGCCATGCTGGGGGCGAATGTCGGCACCACCCTGATCGTCCAGGCGCTGTCCTTCAAGCCCACCGCCCTGGCCCCCGGCCTGATCCTGATCGGGGTCTGGATGTTCCGCCACTATGCACCGGGCCGCTCCCGCGATCTGGGGCGTGCCTTGATCGGCCTGGGCCTGCTGCTGCTGTCGCTCAGTGAACTGGTCACCATGTTCGAGCCCCTGAAAAGCGCGCCCATGCTGGGCACGGCACTGGATGCGCTGGGCGATGCCCCTTTTCTGGCACTGATTGCCAGTACGGCACTGACTTGGGCCTCGCATTCCAGCGTGGCCGTCGTGGTGCTGATCATGTCGCTGGCCCTGCATGACCTGATCGACCCCACCCTGGCCTATACCCTGGTGCTGGGCGCCAACCTAGGCACCGCCATCAATCCTGTGCTGGAAGGCGGCCACGACGACAACCCCGCCTCGCGCCGCCTGCCCATCGGCAATCTGGGCACCCGCGTCATCGGCTGCGTTCTGGGCATGGCACTCCTGCCCTGGGCCACCCCCATCATGCAGGCGCTGGGCAGCGACGCCTCGCACAGTGTGGCCAATTTCCATCTGCTCTTCAATCTGGTCGTGGCTGCATGCTTCATGCCCATCCTCAGGCCCTATGCGATCCTGTTGCAGCGCCTGCTGCCTCAGCGCAGCGATCCGGACGATCCGGCCCGACCACACTACCTGGATGAAGCCGCCCGCGAAGTCCCCGCCGTAGCCCTGGGCCAGGCTGCCCGCGAGGCCTTGCGCCTGACCGACCTGCTGCGCGAATCCCTGCAGTTGACCCAGCATGCCCTGTTGCGCGACGACGGCCAGGCCATCGGCCGCGCCCGGTATCTGAACGGCGTCATCAGCCAGTTGGACCAGTCCATCACGACGTTTTTGGCCACCCAGGACCAGGAAAGCCTCAGCGCCGAAGACGAGCAATATCTGAAATCCATCTTGGCGTTTTCCATGAATATCGCCCATGCGGCCAGCGTCTCGGGCATGGGCTTGCTGGGCCACGCCAGCCGCCTGCATAAAAAACACTGGGTGCTGGACGCCGACCAACGCACTGAACTGACCGCCACCCTGGAACGCCTGCAGCGCAACCTGCGCCAGGCGGCCTCGCTGTTTGTCTCAGCCGACCGCCAGGTGGCACGCAATCTGGCCTTTGAAAAAGAATACTTCCGCAACCTGGAAGCCAAGGCGGCCGACCGCCACCTGGAACGCATCAAGACCGGCCAACTGGATGCCGCCGACATGGGTGCGTTCTACCTGGAAATCCTGCGCGACACCGGCGGCGTCAATGCCTATCTGGTCAATGCCGCCGCCTATCCCATCCTGATCAAATACGGCGAACTGCGCCCCAACCGCCTGCGCGAAGCGGATTAA
- the htpX gene encoding protease HtpX translates to MKRIILFLMTNMAVMLVLSITMNLLGVGRFLTANGIAPMQLLIFAAVIGFGGSIISLLMSKWMAKTSTGAQVINPQAPRNQREAWLVDTVHQLADRAGIGRPEVAIYEGAPNAFATGAFRNESLVAVSTGLLSSMTEEEVTAVLGHEIAHIANGDMVTLTLIQGVVNTFVIFLSRLVGYFVDRAILKNDKGVGMGYYASVLVCEILFGVIASIIVAWFSRQREYRADAGSAHLLGAREPMIRALARLGGVEAGELPKSFQAAGIAGGAIGALFASHPPIEKRIEALRHSAN, encoded by the coding sequence ATGAAAAGAATCATCCTGTTTCTCATGACCAACATGGCCGTAATGCTGGTGCTCAGCATCACCATGAACCTGCTGGGCGTGGGCCGTTTCCTCACCGCCAACGGCATCGCACCGATGCAACTCCTGATCTTTGCTGCGGTCATCGGCTTTGGTGGGTCGATCATTTCGCTATTGATGAGCAAATGGATGGCCAAAACCAGCACTGGCGCCCAGGTCATCAACCCCCAGGCCCCGCGCAACCAGCGCGAAGCCTGGCTGGTCGATACGGTCCACCAACTGGCCGACCGCGCAGGCATCGGCCGCCCAGAAGTCGCCATCTACGAAGGTGCGCCCAATGCCTTCGCCACCGGCGCTTTCCGCAATGAATCTCTGGTGGCGGTGTCCACCGGGCTGCTGTCCTCGATGACCGAGGAAGAAGTCACCGCCGTGCTGGGGCACGAAATCGCTCATATTGCCAACGGCGATATGGTCACGCTCACCCTCATCCAGGGGGTGGTCAATACCTTCGTCATCTTTTTGTCTCGCCTGGTGGGGTATTTCGTCGACCGCGCCATCCTGAAGAACGACAAGGGCGTAGGCATGGGCTATTACGCCAGCGTGCTGGTCTGTGAAATCCTGTTCGGCGTGATTGCCTCCATCATTGTTGCCTGGTTCTCCCGCCAGCGCGAATACCGCGCCGACGCAGGCTCCGCCCATCTGCTGGGCGCGCGCGAACCCATGATCCGGGCGCTGGCCCGCCTGGGCGGGGTCGAGGCCGGCGAGCTGCCCAAGTCCTTCCAGGCTGCCGGCATTGCAGGGGGCGCCATCGGTGCCCTGTTTGCCTCGCATCCCCCCATCGAAAAGCGCATTGAAGCCCTGCGCCACTCGGCCAATTAA
- a CDS encoding DMT family transporter: protein MQSLWMLLACAMFAMMGALVKVATDLGATLPEIVLFRGVPSVLLLFFWARATRRSIRPSSWRLHVWRNLSGIGSMWLGFFALSLLPLPTAISLNYTAPLFIAGWLLFFGGAQKDPIRVLAVLAGFLGVLGVLRPSVQQDQWLAALAGLGAGGLAAIAMMQIRQLGRIGEPEWRTVLLFSIGVCISGGLGVGIQGWQTSDVLALSSLIGLGVAGLIGQLTMTRAFGLGSTLLTAALQYTTIIFAALIGILAWGDRPAPLAWAGMVLIIASGLLSVWRTHAESRVMRGLGSHVASGPATPNSPSTEAHPS from the coding sequence ATGCAGTCCTTGTGGATGTTGCTGGCCTGTGCGATGTTCGCCATGATGGGGGCTCTCGTCAAAGTCGCCACCGATCTGGGAGCGACTTTGCCCGAAATCGTGCTATTTCGGGGTGTTCCGTCAGTTTTGTTGCTGTTTTTCTGGGCGCGGGCTACGCGCCGCAGCATACGCCCCTCTAGTTGGCGTCTGCATGTCTGGCGCAACCTCAGTGGTATCGGATCCATGTGGCTGGGGTTTTTCGCCCTGTCGCTCCTGCCATTGCCCACTGCCATCAGCCTGAACTACACCGCGCCCTTGTTCATCGCCGGTTGGCTGTTGTTTTTCGGTGGCGCTCAAAAAGATCCTATTCGCGTGTTGGCAGTGTTGGCGGGGTTTCTTGGGGTTTTGGGTGTCTTGCGCCCCAGTGTGCAGCAGGATCAATGGCTGGCGGCACTGGCTGGGCTGGGGGCTGGGGGGCTGGCTGCCATTGCCATGATGCAGATTCGTCAACTGGGCCGCATTGGAGAACCTGAATGGCGTACGGTCCTGTTGTTTTCTATCGGCGTGTGCATCAGCGGTGGGCTGGGGGTCGGCATCCAGGGCTGGCAAACCAGCGATGTGCTAGCCTTGTCGTCGCTCATAGGCTTGGGTGTAGCCGGGCTGATCGGTCAATTGACAATGACGCGGGCCTTTGGCTTGGGGTCTACCCTGTTGACGGCAGCTTTGCAGTACACCACCATCATCTTTGCTGCGCTGATTGGCATCCTGGCCTGGGGTGATCGACCCGCACCGCTGGCTTGGGCCGGCATGGTGCTGATTATTGCCTCGGGTCTGCTGTCGGTCTGGCGCACGCATGCGGAATCCCGGGTTATGCGGGGTCTGGGCAGCCATGTGGCGTCTGGTCCGGCGACCCCCAATTCACCCTCAACGGAGGCACACCCATCATGA
- a CDS encoding sulfurtransferase, giving the protein MIDLLIQAETLRDRLARPGCLVFDVRHDLSDHQAGRQAYLAGHIPGALYLDHETQLCAVRNGRNGRHPLPDRTEFAALLRAQGLTSRSDVVVYDAANSMFAAHLWWMLRWLGHESVAVLDGGWAAWQAAGGAVETGPRTASVSEAQAIQSLVLTGQPSMPVVDARAVLSNLDDPRFTVLDARGPERFSGDVEPMDPVGGHIPGALNRPFAHNVGTDGRFKPSAQLRQEFESLLGGRLDRGIVHQCGSGITACHNLFAMELSGLRGSALYPGSWSEWCSDPERPVARGA; this is encoded by the coding sequence ATGATCGATTTACTGATTCAGGCCGAGACACTGCGCGACCGGCTGGCCCGTCCGGGCTGCCTGGTGTTCGATGTGCGTCATGATCTATCCGACCATCAGGCGGGACGTCAGGCCTATTTGGCTGGACACATTCCAGGGGCGCTTTATCTGGATCACGAGACTCAGCTATGCGCTGTCCGCAATGGTCGCAACGGTCGCCATCCCTTGCCTGATCGGACTGAATTCGCTGCCTTGTTGCGTGCCCAGGGACTGACCTCCCGCTCGGATGTGGTGGTTTACGATGCTGCCAACAGCATGTTTGCTGCGCATCTGTGGTGGATGCTGCGCTGGTTGGGGCACGAATCCGTGGCGGTGTTGGACGGCGGCTGGGCGGCCTGGCAGGCGGCGGGGGGGGCAGTGGAAACCGGTCCTCGCACCGCTTCGGTCAGCGAGGCGCAGGCCATCCAGAGCCTGGTGCTGACCGGTCAACCATCCATGCCGGTGGTTGATGCCCGGGCCGTGCTGTCAAATCTGGATGATCCGCGCTTTACCGTGCTGGATGCGCGGGGCCCAGAGCGCTTCAGTGGTGACGTCGAGCCCATGGATCCGGTGGGCGGGCACATCCCCGGCGCACTGAATCGGCCCTTTGCCCACAATGTCGGGACGGATGGTCGCTTCAAGCCCTCCGCGCAACTGCGCCAAGAGTTCGAGTCCTTGCTGGGCGGGCGGCTGGACCGTGGCATCGTGCATCAGTGCGGCTCGGGGATTACCGCCTGCCACAATCTGTTTGCGATGGAACTCTCTGGGCTGCGTGGTTCGGCGCTATATCCTGGCTCCTGGAGCGAATGGTGCAGTGATCCCGAACGCCCGGTGGCACGCGGGGCATAA
- a CDS encoding farnesyl diphosphate synthase → MVSHFESWLHDTAAHAADVLDELLPPPEDDDPARLHEAMRYAVLGPGKRIRAALVYAAGEASGSPASPTTAAQGLALDGAAAAVELIHAYSLIHDDLPCMDDDEMRRGRPTVHRQFDDEALAMLAGDALQPLAFDCLVQMPIAPALVVQAVQLLARAAGSDGMVGGQAIDCASVGQPLSIETLQHMHRMKTGALLEASVLLGGVVAGASSGVRSGLESYAAAMGLAFQVADDILDVTADSATLGKTAGKDAEQGKPTYVSILGLDESRQLLLDLREQAHQALLPLGPAAGRLRDLADYMVGRTH, encoded by the coding sequence ATGGTCAGTCACTTCGAGTCGTGGTTGCACGATACCGCTGCGCATGCCGCTGATGTGTTGGACGAACTCCTCCCTCCGCCGGAAGACGACGATCCCGCACGCCTGCACGAGGCCATGCGCTATGCGGTGCTGGGCCCCGGCAAGCGTATCCGGGCAGCTTTGGTCTATGCGGCTGGCGAAGCCAGCGGCTCACCCGCCAGCCCGACAACGGCAGCCCAGGGGCTGGCGCTGGATGGGGCAGCGGCCGCCGTCGAACTGATCCACGCATATTCCCTGATTCATGATGACTTGCCTTGCATGGATGATGACGAAATGCGCCGTGGGCGGCCTACCGTGCACCGGCAGTTCGACGACGAGGCTCTGGCCATGCTGGCGGGCGATGCCCTGCAGCCCTTGGCGTTTGATTGCCTGGTCCAGATGCCTATTGCGCCGGCACTGGTGGTGCAGGCTGTGCAATTGCTGGCCCGAGCAGCTGGCAGCGACGGCATGGTGGGTGGGCAGGCGATTGATTGCGCCAGCGTTGGTCAGCCCTTGTCCATCGAGACGCTGCAGCATATGCACCGCATGAAAACTGGCGCTTTGCTGGAAGCCAGCGTATTGCTGGGCGGGGTGGTGGCTGGGGCCAGTTCCGGGGTGCGCAGTGGTCTGGAATCCTATGCCGCCGCCATGGGGCTGGCTTTTCAAGTGGCGGATGATATTCTGGACGTGACCGCAGATTCTGCCACCTTGGGCAAGACCGCCGGCAAGGACGCCGAACAAGGCAAGCCCACCTATGTCTCCATTCTCGGGCTGGATGAATCGCGCCAGCTATTGCTGGATTTGCGCGAACAGGCACATCAAGCGCTGTTGCCGCTAGGCCCAGCGGCCGGCCGACTGCGAGATCTTGCCGACTACATGGTTGGCCGCACCCACTAA
- the dxs gene encoding 1-deoxy-D-xylulose-5-phosphate synthase, which yields MMTTLLEGIDTPAALRRLDRRELKDLAVELRSFVLDSVAHTGGHLSSNLGTVELTLALHYVFNTPDDRLIWDVGHQAYAHKILTGRRQAMAGLRQWGGISGFPKRSESPYDAFGTAHSSTSISAALGMAVAARNAGLDRQHIAVIGDGAMTAGMAFEALNNAGVTPDVNLLVVLNDNDMSISPPVGALNYYFARLLSGQFYARAKTMGRAVLQHVPPALALARKLEGHAKGMLSPSTLFEELGFNYMGPIDGHDLEALIPTLENIRALKGLQFLHVVTRKGQGYKLAEADPVLYHGPGKFDLAVGIQKPAQPARRTFTQVFGQWLCDMAQHDTRLVGVTPAMREGSGLIEFERKFPQRYFDVGIAEQHAVTFAAGLACEGCKPVLAIYSTFLQRGYDQLIHDVALQNLDVTFALDRAGIVGADGATHAGNYDIAYLRCVPNMVVATPSDEHEARLLLNACYLHDGPASVRYPRGAGTGADPGDSLDPVEIGRAVVRRQGRETAILVFGTLLPQAIQAAEALGATLVDMRFVKPLDEALLTQLARDHSLFVTVEEAAIMGGAGSAVMEYFNHQAIVRPVLQLGLPDEFIDHGEQKAILSRLGLDADGIEASIRQRLQRTSS from the coding sequence ATGATGACGACTTTACTGGAAGGAATCGATACGCCTGCGGCCTTGCGCCGACTGGATCGACGCGAACTCAAGGACCTGGCCGTGGAGCTGCGGTCTTTTGTCCTGGATTCGGTGGCGCATACCGGTGGCCACCTGTCCTCTAACCTGGGGACGGTCGAACTGACCCTGGCCCTGCATTATGTGTTCAATACCCCGGATGATCGTCTTATCTGGGATGTTGGGCATCAGGCCTACGCGCATAAGATTCTCACGGGCAGACGCCAGGCCATGGCGGGTTTGCGCCAGTGGGGCGGGATTTCCGGCTTTCCCAAGCGCAGCGAATCGCCTTATGACGCCTTTGGCACCGCGCACTCTTCTACGTCGATTTCGGCGGCATTGGGGATGGCCGTGGCCGCCCGCAATGCCGGACTGGATCGTCAGCACATTGCCGTGATCGGCGATGGCGCCATGACGGCGGGGATGGCCTTCGAGGCGCTGAACAATGCGGGGGTCACCCCTGATGTGAATCTGCTGGTGGTGCTGAACGACAACGATATGTCGATTTCGCCGCCAGTGGGGGCACTGAACTATTATTTCGCGCGCTTGCTGTCGGGCCAGTTCTATGCCCGCGCCAAGACCATGGGCCGTGCCGTGCTGCAGCACGTGCCCCCGGCGCTGGCGCTGGCTCGCAAGCTCGAAGGCCACGCCAAGGGCATGCTCTCGCCGTCCACCCTGTTCGAGGAGCTCGGCTTCAATTACATGGGGCCGATCGATGGCCATGACCTGGAAGCCCTGATCCCCACGCTGGAAAATATCCGCGCCCTCAAGGGACTACAGTTTTTGCATGTGGTGACCCGCAAGGGCCAAGGCTACAAGCTGGCCGAGGCCGATCCGGTGCTGTATCACGGGCCGGGTAAGTTCGATCTTGCGGTGGGCATCCAGAAGCCTGCCCAGCCTGCACGCCGGACCTTTACCCAGGTATTTGGCCAGTGGCTGTGCGATATGGCGCAGCATGATACCCGTCTGGTGGGAGTGACGCCAGCCATGCGCGAGGGCAGTGGCCTGATCGAATTCGAGCGCAAGTTCCCGCAGCGTTATTTCGACGTGGGCATTGCCGAACAGCATGCGGTCACCTTTGCGGCCGGGCTGGCCTGCGAGGGCTGCAAGCCTGTGCTGGCGATTTATTCCACCTTTTTGCAGCGCGGCTACGATCAACTGATCCATGATGTGGCGCTGCAGAACCTGGATGTCACCTTCGCCTTGGACCGCGCCGGCATTGTCGGAGCCGATGGTGCCACGCATGCCGGAAATTACGACATTGCCTATTTGCGCTGCGTGCCCAATATGGTGGTGGCTACCCCGTCTGACGAGCACGAGGCCCGTTTGCTGCTGAATGCCTGCTATCTGCACGACGGGCCGGCTTCTGTGCGTTATCCGCGTGGTGCTGGCACTGGGGCTGATCCTGGCGACAGCCTGGACCCTGTCGAGATTGGCCGTGCCGTTGTGCGCCGCCAGGGACGGGAGACGGCGATTCTGGTGTTCGGCACGCTGTTGCCCCAGGCCATTCAGGCTGCCGAGGCGCTGGGTGCGACGCTGGTGGACATGCGGTTTGTCAAACCGCTGGACGAGGCCCTGCTGACGCAGTTGGCGAGGGATCACAGTCTGTTCGTCACGGTCGAAGAAGCAGCGATCATGGGCGGGGCAGGCAGCGCCGTCATGGAATACTTCAATCATCAGGCGATCGTGCGGCCCGTTCTGCAGTTGGGGCTGCCGGACGAATTCATCGATCACGGAGAGCAAAAGGCCATCCTCTCCAGGCTAGGTCTGGACGCCGATGGGATCGAGGCGTCAATACGCCAACGTTTGCAAAGGACATCTTCATGA